The following coding sequences are from one Diadema setosum chromosome 9, eeDiaSeto1, whole genome shotgun sequence window:
- the LOC140233511 gene encoding triple QxxK/R motif-containing protein-like: MGKKDASQRAHLSIDQYRKSIGKQEQKRTKKDVKRMKTEAQARRGGFGFKESILVILSMLGVVTLIYALFYFQLTPKT, from the exons ATGGGTAAGAAGGATGCCTCCCAGAGGGCACACCTGTCCATTGATCAATACCGAAAGAGCATTGGCAAGCAGGAGCAGAAGAGAACAAAGAAGGACGTCAAGAGGATGAAGACTGAGGCCCAAGCTAGGAGAGGAGGTTTCGGCTTCAAG GAATCTATACTCGTCATCCTGTCCATGCTTGGAGTAGTGACACTGATATACGCCCTCTTCTACTTTCAACTGACTCCAAAGACGTGA